From Candidatus Caldatribacterium sp.:
TCTCTGCAGTTTGCACCACAATGTGCTCAAGGTGCAAGGGGGTGCGATTGGGCATGGGGTTTCGGGGACCCCTCTTTCGGATGCAGGCTTTGAGGTTACCTCCTCCTTCCCGGTACCTCTTCCTCAGGGTGTACACCCAAGGAAGAAGAGATGCCAAGGATTCGAGCTACCTCCTGGGGAGTATGGCTCTCAAGGAGGGTGATCACCGCCTGTACTGCTGCCTGTGGGTTACCGGAGTTCTGGAGTTGCTGGTATAATGTCATGGGGTGGGTGTTCCTCCTTTCGGGGTGTTCTTTTGTTTCCACACTGATGATACCCCAGGGATACCCACCCTTTGCAATACCTCCTTGAGCTTCTTGAAGTACTGTGAACGAAACTCTGGTCGATCTACATGTGAACCTAAACACACACTTGACATCGTAACGTAGCAATGTTACTATTTTACCAGAAAAAGGAGTGGGCCGAGAGTGCAGAGAAAGGGAATTCGCTTTGCGTTTAAGCTTCCCCTCTACCAGCAGGTGTACGAGGCGCTGCGGGCAGCTATTCTTACTGGGGAATGGAAACCGGGGGATCTCCTACCGCCCGAACCCAAGCTTATGGAGAGGTTTGGGGTAAGCCGCACGACCATCCGCCAGGCGTTAGATCTTCTCTGCAGGGAGGGCCTTCTGCAGAGAAAGCAGGGGAAGGGAACCTTTGTTCAGGCTCCGTCTATTGAACAAAATATTCATCGTATTTTGAGTTTTACCGAGGACATGCTTCAGCGTGGTCTTGTCCCAAAGACTAAGGTCATCTTTTCAGGCATTATTGAAGCACCCCAAGAAATTGCTGAGAAGCTTGGTATTCAACCTGGTGAGGAGGTTGCTCGTTTGGACCGGCTGAGACTAGCGAATGACGAACCATTGAGCGTTGAAGAGGCACATCTTATCCATAGACTATGTCCAGGAGTTTTAGAGCGTCACGATTATTCCAAGATACCGCTTCGTGAAACACTGGCGAAGGAATATGGCATTTACCTCAAGAGGGCACAAGAGACTATTCGGGCCATCGCTGCTCCAAGGAACTTGGTACGCCTTCTCCAGATCGAGAATAATGCCCCCCTTCTCTACATAGAGCGGGTTTCTTTTGACCAGTACGATAGGCCTGTAGAGTATCTCCGTAAGTTCTACAGGGGAGATCGGTATGTCCTCTACAACGAACTTCAAGGGTAGGTACAGGCACCCGAATTGAGGAGGAAAGGCCTCTAGTGGCTGAATTCGTGACGTGTTTTGGGGAATTACTTATTGACTTCTTTCCTTTGGAAAAGGGTGTTTCCCTCGAGCATGTGTCGGCTTTCTTTCCCGTTCCAGGAGGGGCTCCGGCAAATGTTGCTATTGCCCTTAGACGACTTGGGTTACCGAGTGCCTTCATAGGCAAAGTGGGGGACGATACCTTTGGCCATGTCCTCGCTAAGGCTTTAGGGCGTGAAGGGGTTAATGTAGATGGTTTGCGTTTTGATCGCAGAGTACGCACTACTTGCGTTTTTATCGCCTTGCCCAGCGAAGAAA
This genomic window contains:
- a CDS encoding GntR family transcriptional regulator translates to MQRKGIRFAFKLPLYQQVYEALRAAILTGEWKPGDLLPPEPKLMERFGVSRTTIRQALDLLCREGLLQRKQGKGTFVQAPSIEQNIHRILSFTEDMLQRGLVPKTKVIFSGIIEAPQEIAEKLGIQPGEEVARLDRLRLANDEPLSVEEAHLIHRLCPGVLERHDYSKIPLRETLAKEYGIYLKRAQETIRAIAAPRNLVRLLQIENNAPLLYIERVSFDQYDRPVEYLRKFYRGDRYVLYNELQG